In the Sphingobacterium sp. PCS056 genome, CAATCACAATGTCGATGTCATGGGCGGAAGTGAAAAGATAAGCTATGCGTTTGGACTCAACTACGTCAAACAAGAAGGCATCATGGATGCTAAAAACAATAACCAAAAATTTAACATGCGCATGCAGGCTGATGCCAAAGTCACAGATTGGTTAAAAGTTGGATTCATGGCACATTTAAATAACTTTAAATCCTACCATCCCAATAATGCTGCTTTCCGTCAGGCCTATTTTGCTACTCCGCTATACCCGGTGTATGATCCTTCCCTCGAACTTTCAAAACCGGAAAAATTTGGATCTAGCACAGCGATCGGTATGCAATCGGGATTTTGGTACAATAATCCTATCGCTACCGCCTTCTATAACAACAATCAAACAAAAGGATTCCAGATCCTACCGAGTTTTTACGTAGAAGCAGAATTGTGGAAAGACAAGATTACGTTCAAATCACAGCTCAGCCAACGGTACCAATCCACACATAACATCGGTTATAATCCCATTTATTATATCGATAATGACCAGCGAAACGACCGATCTTTTCTACGATCTGCACAGGCACGTAACAACAACTATATCTTAGACAATTTACTGACCTACAAAGATCAAGCTGGAAAACACCACTGGACAGTGCTTTTGGGGCAATCTTCACGTGAAGAACGCTGGCGCGAAACCTGGGTACAGGCCAATGATGTACCCGAATCGGAAGAATTTTGGTATGTAGGCGTGGGTGCCCAAGGTATAGGTTCAGCTACTGGATATGGCGAAAATGGATCTCGAAATGCAGGGGTATCCTATTTTACAAGAGGAACATATGACTATGACAACAAATATTTATTGACCGCCACTTTCCGTGCCGATGGAAGTTCTAAATATCAAACGAAATGGGGATATTTTCCATCCGTAGGATTAGGATGGGTATTGACCAAGGAAAAGTTTATGGAAAATCAGACGCTTTTCAATCAGTTAAAAATACGCGGAAGCTGGGGTAAGTTAGGAAATGACGGTATCCAACCCAATGCAGGGTATGCAACCGTATATTCAGGGAATAATTTTTCAGGAATATTTGGTAGTGAGGGTACAACAAACGGCACAAGAATACCTGGTTATCGCATCGGTAGATTCTTCTCTCCAGTACGCTGGGAGGTCGTGGAAGAATGGGATGGCGGTCTAGATTTTGCTTTATTGAACAATCGCTTGAGCGGTACTGTTGATTACTACCACAGAACGACTCATGATCTGGCTTTCAGCAGACCAATTCCATTTTCTTGGGATCGTGTATATGGAAACTGGGGCAGTGTAGCCAACAGTGGATGGGAAGTCGGACTTCAATGGAAAGATAAAATTGGAGCATTAGGCTATGCTATTGCCGGAAATGTAACCACATTAAAAAATACAATCAAAAATCTGGGAGGATTAGAAAATATCATGAACGGCTACCCAGAATGGTCAGCGGAATTCCCGGCAAGAATCCAGATCAACGAGCCGATCAACTATTATTATGGATATGAAGTCGCAGGAGTCTATCAAAATCAGGCGCAGATCGATGCCGACCCCATCGCAAGTGCATACAATAAACAGAATCCAAACTCCCCTATTGTACCAGGTTATTTCCAATACAAAGACCAAAATAATAATGGAGAACTGGATGAAAACGACCGTATCAATTTAGGAAACTACCTTCCCAAGATCACATACGGTTTCAATCTAGCATTCGATTACAAAAAATTTGATATGAGTATCGCCTTCCAAGGTGTAAGTGGCAACAAAATCCATAATCTCAACCGAGCGATGAGAAGAAAATACAATCAAATGAATGTTGATGCAGCGTTTGTTGAAAATCTATGGACCGGTGAAGGCACTAGCAATACCCATCCATCCGCAGCAGGCTCTGTCGCATCATGGAACCTACAGGCAAGTTCATTCTTTGTCGAAAGCGGTGCTTACCTGCGCGTTCAAAACATTCAATTGGGCTATAATTTTGACTTTCCAAAACTACCGACCCGCATATTCGTCACAGCAGATCGGCCTTTTATGTTTACCAAATATAATGGTTTTACACCAGAAGTATCGGGAATGGGATTTGATGCCAATGTATATCCAATTGCATCCACATACAGCCTAGGAGTCAAAGTTTCATTTTAATTTTTAACCCTTACTTTTTTAATCTTATGAACACATTTAAATATATCCTCATAGCAAGTTGTATCGCAGTACCCCTCTCCATGAGTAGCTGTAAAAAGTTTTTAGACAAGCCTCTTGAAAATCAACAACGTTCGGAAGAAATCGACTACAGCAATACTGCCCTCATGTATGGCCCTGTTTCTGGCGTATACCGATCAGCCGCAGACGACAATCTGGTGCATTGGATCGATCTTTCCATACGCTGTATGCGAGATGATGACTTCCTGCAGGCGGCACCCAATCCAAATGATAATCCAGAGTTAATGGCGATCAAAAATTTCCAAAATGATGTAACGGTTCAGTCCTATTGGGGACTCAATCAGTCTTGGATCAGTTATTACAGTCTGGTTATCGCAGTCAACAATGCGTTGATTGAGCTGGACAATTTTGCTGCAAAAATACCCGCGAGCAATACCAAAGACCTGATCTTAAATAAGCAATATAAAGCTGAGGTAAGATTTCTGAGAGCCTATGCCCATCTCATGGCTTCTCGCCTCTTTGGAAATGTACCCATTTTGATCGACAGTGAAAACATAGGACGTCTAGCAACCATCGAGAAGAGCACTGCGGCCGAAGTAAGACAATTTATCATTGCAGAAATGAATGAATGTATCGAAGATCTCGAAGATGCACGTCCCAATCAGTCCATCCATATCGGTGCCGTTACCAAATATACCGCACTGCTCCTAAAAGC is a window encoding:
- a CDS encoding SusC/RagA family TonB-linked outer membrane protein, which codes for MRNNVSIMASVALLSCLTNPVSAQSRTITGKVTNEQGIPLVASITVSGDSKIGTSSNENGDFTIVIPQRSSYLMVSSLGYETKTVAITGNSVTIQLKANTDFNLDEVVVVGYGTQRKGDLTAPISTVNMQDMAKRTVSNPMDALQGAVTGVQIVSSGAPGSTPSVRVRGVGSFNNESPLYVVDGMFMDNIDFLNPNDIADISILKDASGAAIYGVRAANGVILVTTKKGSLNMKSRVTYNGFAGFQTPTNILKMANAQQYAHYATATGNGAFVKNSVEKFGGTETNPAMDTDWFNELLRSKALITNHNVDVMGGSEKISYAFGLNYVKQEGIMDAKNNNQKFNMRMQADAKVTDWLKVGFMAHLNNFKSYHPNNAAFRQAYFATPLYPVYDPSLELSKPEKFGSSTAIGMQSGFWYNNPIATAFYNNNQTKGFQILPSFYVEAELWKDKITFKSQLSQRYQSTHNIGYNPIYYIDNDQRNDRSFLRSAQARNNNYILDNLLTYKDQAGKHHWTVLLGQSSREERWRETWVQANDVPESEEFWYVGVGAQGIGSATGYGENGSRNAGVSYFTRGTYDYDNKYLLTATFRADGSSKYQTKWGYFPSVGLGWVLTKEKFMENQTLFNQLKIRGSWGKLGNDGIQPNAGYATVYSGNNFSGIFGSEGTTNGTRIPGYRIGRFFSPVRWEVVEEWDGGLDFALLNNRLSGTVDYYHRTTHDLAFSRPIPFSWDRVYGNWGSVANSGWEVGLQWKDKIGALGYAIAGNVTTLKNTIKNLGGLENIMNGYPEWSAEFPARIQINEPINYYYGYEVAGVYQNQAQIDADPIASAYNKQNPNSPIVPGYFQYKDQNNNGELDENDRINLGNYLPKITYGFNLAFDYKKFDMSIAFQGVSGNKIHNLNRAMRRKYNQMNVDAAFVENLWTGEGTSNTHPSAAGSVASWNLQASSFFVESGAYLRVQNIQLGYNFDFPKLPTRIFVTADRPFMFTKYNGFTPEVSGMGFDANVYPIASTYSLGVKVSF